A stretch of the Candidatus Binatia bacterium genome encodes the following:
- a CDS encoding recombinase A has translation MANIWDISPLRDAGSAALSAAASLMWKAQQAGEPVAWISARASTFFPPDFDACGIDLAALVVVRTTDAACAARAADKLLRSGAFALVMLDLGARASISSALVSRLLGLARKHCSAVVFLTEKSDDAASLSPIVSLRVRAERLRTSSGRFTCSIRALKDKTRAPGWTVEETLRAPPGLR, from the coding sequence ATGGCCAACATCTGGGACATCTCCCCGCTGCGCGACGCCGGCAGCGCCGCGCTCAGCGCCGCCGCAAGCCTGATGTGGAAGGCCCAGCAGGCAGGAGAGCCCGTCGCGTGGATCAGCGCGCGCGCCTCCACGTTCTTTCCGCCGGATTTCGATGCGTGCGGCATCGATCTTGCCGCGCTCGTCGTCGTGCGCACGACCGATGCCGCGTGCGCGGCGCGCGCCGCCGACAAGCTGCTGCGCTCGGGGGCCTTCGCGCTGGTGATGCTCGACCTCGGCGCCCGCGCGTCGATTTCTTCTGCGCTGGTCAGCCGTCTTCTCGGCCTTGCGCGCAAGCATTGCAGCGCCGTCGTCTTCCTCACCGAAAAATCCGACGACGCCGCATCGCTGTCGCCGATCGTTTCGCTGCGCGTGCGCGCCGAGCGACTGCGAACTTCGTCGGGTCGCTTCACGTGCTCGATCCGCGCACTCAAGGACAAGACCCGAGCGCCGGGATGGACTGTCGAGGAAACGCTGCGCGCGCCGCCGGGCCTGCGCTGA